One genomic window of Candidatus Kuenenia stuttgartiensis includes the following:
- a CDS encoding IS4-like element ISCku3 family transposase: MMREDWDLLRTFFPNDWKSLAVDTNALKGLRKDKSEEKLLRTLLIHLGCGYSLRETVVRAKRANLADLSDVALLKRLKKSKEWLYKLCLSLFRERGLQINKRNNFHLRLFDATTVKEPGKTGSLWRIHYSIEVPSLSCDFFKLTGTEGEGTGESFRQFPMKKDDYIIADRGYCTGQGIHHATRKGAYLSVRVNSQSLRIFGEEKKPFPLLKEIQYLKRPLAIKSWNVFIPNVDNTEYVKGRLCIIRKTEEAIKIAHKKLKRHASKKGIELKPETLIYAKYVIVFTTFPENQFTAFDILEWYRVRWQIELVFKRFKQIAQFGHLPKYDDDSSKAWLYGKLFVALLTEKLIDFATSFSPWGYFIVKQED; encoded by the coding sequence ATGATGAGAGAAGATTGGGATCTTCTAAGAACTTTCTTCCCAAACGATTGGAAAAGTTTAGCCGTTGATACAAATGCTTTAAAAGGCTTGCGCAAGGATAAATCTGAAGAAAAGCTTCTTCGAACATTATTAATTCATTTAGGATGTGGCTATTCATTGCGTGAAACAGTAGTTCGAGCCAAGCGTGCTAACTTAGCAGATTTATCCGATGTTGCCTTATTAAAGCGATTAAAAAAGAGCAAAGAATGGCTATATAAATTATGTTTATCTTTATTCCGTGAGCGTGGCCTCCAAATTAATAAACGGAATAATTTTCATCTTCGCTTATTTGATGCAACAACAGTAAAGGAACCTGGGAAAACAGGAAGTCTTTGGCGCATTCATTATAGTATTGAGGTTCCTTCATTATCTTGCGATTTCTTTAAACTTACGGGAACTGAAGGAGAAGGCACAGGAGAATCTTTTCGGCAGTTTCCGATGAAAAAAGATGATTATATTATAGCTGACAGAGGTTACTGTACTGGCCAAGGAATTCATCATGCAACAAGGAAAGGCGCTTATCTTAGCGTTAGAGTTAATTCGCAATCTCTACGGATATTCGGCGAAGAAAAGAAACCCTTTCCTTTATTGAAAGAAATCCAATATTTAAAAAGACCCCTTGCTATAAAATCATGGAACGTTTTTATTCCAAACGTTGATAATACTGAATATGTCAAAGGTCGTCTTTGTATAATACGCAAAACAGAAGAAGCCATTAAAATAGCTCATAAAAAACTTAAAAGACATGCAAGCAAAAAGGGCATTGAACTAAAACCGGAGACCCTTATTTATGCCAAGTACGTAATAGTATTCACAACGTTTCCTGAAAATCAATTTACCGCTTTTGATATCTTAGAATGGTATCGAGTTCGATGGCAAATTGAACTGGTCTTTAAAAGATTTAAACAAATAGCACAATTTGGACACTTACCTAAATACGATGATGATAGCTCAAAAGCTTGGCTTTATGGCAAACTATTCGTTGCTCTTTTGACAGAAAAACTAATAGATTTTGCTACGTCTTTTTCCCCCTGGGGATACTTCATTGTCAAGCAAGAAGACTAA
- a CDS encoding type II toxin-antitoxin system PemK/MazF family toxin, producing the protein MTTYNFGEIILVRFPHTDLQDISKRPALILYDSGDQDILIARITTQEYTTGTDYKIVEWKSCGLLVESFIRISKQATIEKKYVIKPLGTLAEAELNAVKSIIKNMFKF; encoded by the coding sequence ATGACAACCTATAACTTTGGCGAAATTATTCTTGTGAGATTTCCCCATACTGACTTGCAGGACATTTCTAAAAGGCCTGCCCTTATTTTATACGATTCGGGGGATCAAGATATTCTCATAGCAAGAATAACAACACAGGAATATACCACTGGGACTGATTATAAAATCGTTGAATGGAAAAGTTGCGGTCTTCTTGTGGAATCCTTTATAAGAATTAGTAAGCAGGCAACAATCGAAAAAAAATACGTGATCAAACCATTGGGAACATTGGCAGAAGCAGAACTAAATGCCGTAAAATCTATCATTAAAAATATGTTCAAATTTTGA